The Bacillota bacterium region AGGGCGATCCGGTGTGCCCTGGCAAGTTCGATCCTGGCTCTCTCGCGGTTTTGGGAATCCTTCTCTTTGCGGGACAGAGACCTGTTTAGATTGCGGATCTCTTTATTGCCTCGCCTGGCCCTTTATACCAGGCATTGAAGTAGTGATGCTCACCGGGGACAGCCACGTGGCAGCCAAGGTACCGGAGCAGATGGGGATCCAGCGTTTCCTTACGGGGGGCTCTCCCCCACGAGTAAGCCGGGATGGTACAGGTCCTCATAGAGGAAGGGAAGGTCGTGGTCATGGTAGGCGACGGCGGGAACGACACCCCCCCTGGCGGCGGGTGTGGGGGTCTTTGGGGGCGGCCACCGGTGTGTCCGCAAGAAAGGGACATCCTCCAGGGCCTGTCCAGGGTACCTATCACAAGATGGCAGAAAACCTTGTATGGACTACAGGCTCCAATGTCGTACCGCTGGCCTAGGGGCCCCGGCCCTGGGGTTTCACGCTCCCAACGCCGGTAGCGGACTTGGCAATACCGACGAGCCCCATTGCTGTGGCCCCGAACTCCCAGCTCCTTCGGGGGGTCGCAGCGCCGGTATCTTGGCTCTCCTTCGTGCGAGGCTCCGTGTCAACCCACCTAAGAATGTTACCCAAGAGAGATCTTGTGAAACCTTTGAGCATGTGATAGTTTAAATAATGAGGTCAAGCCTCTTCTGGCCGGGCATATGCAGCGGTACTACCGCGGGACTTCCACAGCGAAGCCCGCTTTTCTTGTGGGGGGATGGCCGTGCTCCGGGAAGAACGTCTCAGACAAGGCCAGACTGGTGCCTTGGTGGGGATAATGGGAAATCTGCTCCTAGGTGCCGCCAAGGTGGCGGCGGGATCCCTGGCATCCTCCCACGCCATGCTGGCCGACGGGCTCCACTCCCTGGCGGATTTCGCAAGCTCCATAGCCCTCCTGGTGGTGGTCCGGGTGGCCAACCGGCCCTCTGACACCTGTCACCCCTACGGGCACGGCAAGGCCGAGCCCGTTGGCGCCAAGATCATAGGGATTATAGTGGTCCTGGCAGGGTTCCAGATCGGGCTTTCGGCAATAGGGCAGCTCAGGGCGGGGAACTACGCTGCCCCGGGGGTCCTGGCCCTGTGGATGGCGTTGATATCCATCGTGGTGAAGGAGACTATGTTCCGCTACAAGTTTCGCCTGGCCACGAGGGCGAACTCCAAGGCCATCCTAGCCAGCGCCTGGGAACACCGCTCGGATGCCGTTTCCTCCGTGGCGGTCCTGGCCGGGGTGGGACTTGCACGCCTTGGGATGCCCTACCTGGATCCTGTGGCCGGCCTTTTGGTCTCCGGCTTCATAGTCAAGATGGGCTGGGACATAACCCGCAGCGCTGTGGATGACCTCATGGACAAGGTGACCGACCTGCCCCTCCTGGACCGTGTGTGCCGGGCAGCCTCCGAGACCGCCGGCGTCATCAGGGTGGATGCCGCCAGGATCCGCCCAATGGGCCCTGATTTCCTGGTTGACCTGGCAATTTGCGTGGACCCACAGATCACTGTCAAGGAAGGCCATGACGTTGCCTCAAGCGTGAAGTCAGCGGTCATGATCGCAATCCCCGAGGTGGCCGGTGTCATGGTGCATGTGAACCCCTGCCGGTAGCCTCACCCAGGCCAGGCAAGATTTTTCCAGCATCCAAATCCCCCCGCAAGTCCTCTTATCTCCCTTCCGCCGGGACATACTACACTTTGCCAGAAACACAAGGCACGGGAGGGACAACCTATGATGCGACAGTACCAGGCCCTCATACGCCATGAGGGCAATGACGCGCTATTCAGGGCCATTGACATGTCCGTGGTCTCCACGCTGGAGAACGTTCCCCTTCACATCCATGTCGAGGGGCTCAGGGGCACGGGGAAGACCACCATCATGCGGGCGGCCCGCTCAGTGCTTCCCCCCATTACCCGGGTTAAGGGCTGCCTCTACAACTGCGACTCAGAGAGACCCCACTGCCCTGACCATCGTGGTCTTGACCGTAAGACCCTGAAGGAATTGGGCACTGAGGCATGCCCCATGCCCTTCCTGGAGATCTCGGCCTCAGTGAAGATGGGTACTGCCGTGGGAAGCCTGGACCTGGCTCGCATCACCAACAGGTCGCAACCGGACGCGGCGCTCCTGCCGGGCACCATACCCCAGGCGCACCGTGGCATACTCTTCATCGATGAGATCAACCGCCTGGCGGAGACAGCGCCCGAGATTGCCGACGTACTCCTGGGGGTCATGGGGACAAAGCCCGGCATCATCAAGGTGGAGGAGACAGGCCTGCCCCCGGTGACCATGCCTATAACCGTCTCGGTCTGGGCGGCGTCCAATCCGGATGAAGACCCCGGCCCGCTAGAGGATATCAGGAAGCAGCTCTCCGACAGGTTCGACCTAGGGGTGGGCACACAGCGCCCCTCGGACGCCGGCTGCGTCCTAGACATCCTCCGTGACTGCCAGGCAGCAGCCCCTGGCGAGCACTCCAGGAAGGCCCAGGAGTTCCTGGCGGCCCTGGCCTTTCTCGACGAGGTTCACCTCCCGTGGGCAATAAGAAACGTCATAGCCGGGCTCTACGTGGAGTTCCAGCTGGAGAGCCTCAGGGCGGTAGAGGCACTCCAGGCCTGTTCCCGCCTGACGGCAGCGCTGGAGAGGAGCCGGGAGGTGAGGCTGGACCACCTGGCGGCGGTGGTGCCCCTGGTCTTGAAGCACCGGGTGGACCTATCTGCCATGGAGAAGATAGTGGAGCGCCTCCTGGAGTCCAAGGACGATAACCAAGACGTGGCTGGGGCCAAACCTGGGCCCCAAGGCGCCCGGGCCAAGAGCCAGGACAAGGAGGCCAAGCCTGCGGGATCCCTCCACCGCATGGTGACGGACCTGAGGAACAAGCTCTTCCCGGGCAGCAACGGGGAAGGCCAGGGCCAGCCCGGGGCGGGGAACAGGCGCTCCTCACCGGGCAACGATCACCCAGGGATGTCCGGCATGGGTTCTTCCTCGGCCTCGGTGCCCCTGACGTGCCCGCCGCTTCTTGCGTGCCCCCTGGCCAAGCTGCGCTCTGACGAGGTCCTCAGGGGAGAAGAGGAGCTAATGTCACGGTGAGGCAGCTCATAGGATTGGCGGCGGGGCTCAGGGAGCGTCTCCACAGGGGCGCCGTGCGAATAGGGGAGGCGTGTTGCGCCAGTTACTTCGTCCACTGCATAGACCCCTCCGTGCCCGAGGAGGTAAGGGTGCTCCCCCGGTGTGACGCTGGGGGGACCTTCTACGGGCGGGCGAATCCTGGCGAGATAATCCACCTGGATATATTTCACGACGTGGGCCTGGTAGTTCCCCAGCCC contains the following coding sequences:
- a CDS encoding cation diffusion facilitator family transporter gives rise to the protein MLREERLRQGQTGALVGIMGNLLLGAAKVAAGSLASSHAMLADGLHSLADFASSIALLVVVRVANRPSDTCHPYGHGKAEPVGAKIIGIIVVLAGFQIGLSAIGQLRAGNYAAPGVLALWMALISIVVKETMFRYKFRLATRANSKAILASAWEHRSDAVSSVAVLAGVGLARLGMPYLDPVAGLLVSGFIVKMGWDITRSAVDDLMDKVTDLPLLDRVCRAASETAGVIRVDAARIRPMGPDFLVDLAICVDPQITVKEGHDVASSVKSAVMIAIPEVAGVMVHVNPCR
- a CDS encoding magnesium chelatase; protein product: MMRQYQALIRHEGNDALFRAIDMSVVSTLENVPLHIHVEGLRGTGKTTIMRAARSVLPPITRVKGCLYNCDSERPHCPDHRGLDRKTLKELGTEACPMPFLEISASVKMGTAVGSLDLARITNRSQPDAALLPGTIPQAHRGILFIDEINRLAETAPEIADVLLGVMGTKPGIIKVEETGLPPVTMPITVSVWAASNPDEDPGPLEDIRKQLSDRFDLGVGTQRPSDAGCVLDILRDCQAAAPGEHSRKAQEFLAALAFLDEVHLPWAIRNVIAGLYVEFQLESLRAVEALQACSRLTAALERSREVRLDHLAAVVPLVLKHRVDLSAMEKIVERLLESKDDNQDVAGAKPGPQGARAKSQDKEAKPAGSLHRMVTDLRNKLFPGSNGEGQGQPGAGNRRSSPGNDHPGMSGMGSSSASVPLTCPPLLACPLAKLRSDEVLRGEEELMSR